In Bradyrhizobium sp. CCBAU 051011, the following are encoded in one genomic region:
- a CDS encoding PepSY domain-containing protein: MNQPAREMSNQPNGHIGLKTSATLGDSWSARRPQLEGIEMFDKQGLERLGSGRSGWLARWRGALMAVTVLTAAAFALPGGAVAGEIKDPPRWKSDKDYSSLKDWHLKGENIVPHGVNPLYYPIVPGHKHVHERPDHPDGKYRKETVVLDSTEDFDVPGIGKFKTAVVQEEEYLDGVLTQRALNWFALDKTTNSVYSFGEVSWEINEEGKPIFEGTWRVGELDGDGVAEPGLLMPGTFTVGGRYIFDGSQSTAYGGSENMEAGVEITVPAGTFKGCVRVREQGLVKLDDITDKIWCPVVGVVLDTSDGKLVASAALPKDNPASDVSGIGKLRDKPLKYTPPVAKVSGDQATKIALAQIPGKATSVKIERKKGKNVYVVEIQTKDGEKDVFVDIESGKIVGTD, translated from the coding sequence ATGAACCAGCCTGCTCGCGAAATGTCAAATCAGCCCAACGGCCACATCGGGCTGAAAACTTCCGCAACCTTGGGCGACAGTTGGTCGGCACGCCGCCCGCAACTGGAGGGCATTGAGATGTTCGACAAGCAGGGTTTGGAGCGACTGGGGAGCGGCCGATCTGGTTGGCTGGCCAGGTGGCGTGGCGCGCTGATGGCGGTCACCGTTCTGACGGCGGCAGCGTTTGCGTTGCCTGGCGGCGCCGTCGCGGGCGAGATCAAGGACCCGCCGCGCTGGAAGAGTGACAAGGATTACTCATCGCTGAAGGATTGGCACCTGAAAGGCGAGAATATCGTCCCGCACGGAGTCAACCCACTCTATTACCCGATCGTGCCCGGCCACAAACACGTGCATGAGCGGCCCGATCACCCGGACGGCAAGTATCGCAAGGAGACCGTAGTCCTGGATAGCACCGAGGATTTCGACGTTCCTGGTATTGGTAAATTCAAGACCGCGGTTGTGCAGGAAGAGGAGTATCTCGATGGCGTCCTGACACAGCGCGCGCTCAACTGGTTCGCCCTCGATAAGACCACCAACAGCGTCTACTCCTTCGGCGAGGTGAGTTGGGAGATCAACGAGGAAGGCAAACCGATTTTCGAAGGCACATGGCGGGTGGGCGAACTCGACGGCGACGGCGTCGCCGAACCGGGGCTGTTGATGCCAGGCACGTTCACGGTTGGCGGCCGCTATATATTCGACGGCAGCCAGAGCACGGCCTATGGCGGCTCCGAGAACATGGAAGCCGGCGTTGAAATAACGGTTCCGGCGGGGACGTTCAAGGGCTGCGTCCGGGTTCGCGAGCAGGGTCTGGTCAAACTCGACGACATCACCGACAAGATCTGGTGTCCGGTCGTTGGTGTTGTGCTCGACACTTCCGACGGCAAGCTTGTCGCTTCCGCCGCGCTGCCGAAGGACAATCCGGCCTCGGACGTTTCAGGCATCGGGAAGCTCCGCGACAAGCCGCTGAAGTATACGCCGCCGGTGGCGAAGGTCTCGGGAGACCAGGCGACGAAGATCGCGCTTGCGCAGATTCCCGGCAAGGCCACGTCTGTGAAGATCGAGCGGAAGAAAGGCAAGAATGTCTACGTAGTCGAGATCCAGACGAAGGATGGCGAGAAGGATGTCTTTGTCGACATCGAGTCTGGAAAGATCGTCGGAACGGACTGA
- a CDS encoding PepSY domain-containing protein — MNMKETIRAGLLAILLLAPAVAIVQAQQPGPSKERAKPSAKITEEQAKKIALERIPGEVTDVAIEKKRGKNVYVIEIQSPEQGEKDVFVDVETGKIVGTD; from the coding sequence ATGAACATGAAGGAGACGATCCGCGCAGGTCTACTCGCCATTCTCCTCCTTGCGCCAGCCGTGGCCATCGTGCAGGCGCAGCAGCCGGGCCCTTCGAAAGAGCGTGCGAAGCCTTCGGCAAAGATCACGGAAGAACAGGCGAAGAAGATTGCGCTTGAACGCATCCCTGGCGAAGTCACCGACGTGGCGATCGAGAAAAAGCGCGGCAAGAATGTCTACGTGATCGAGATTCAATCACCGGAGCAGGGCGAGAAGGACGTCTTCGTCGACGTCGAAACCGGAAAGATTGTCGGGACGGACTGA
- a CDS encoding peptidoglycan-binding protein, protein MAAKRVNILWAILGAVGGMALGAWYMGSRIQSPAEMAARTAAPEPSAILVPVESRVLSSDIVTRGTVRFGLPQPISIAPSTVKGGAGLISSLPRPNANFGEGEVILSASGRPVFVLSGAAPAFRDMAPGTSGGDVRQLEEALARLGFDPGTVDGNYDQKTSGAVERMYKKAGWDPFAPTREQRAAVAALEREWSDAARAQLAAEATRETAVKAAAAARATAEQNTRQAALDSAARVGDSRQLADARAGKSLALEAERARAAHSATAASADVATQVADRALIVLDPRQTETARAAAEAKLKVARAAQRKAKLEADLAIQTAAREAGLADERIRVAEGAVKAARLEGERNVRAAQEQQTLAEFDVQVASERAGRLERELATARAKLGVQVPADEVVFIPSLPIRVHEVTAAVAANASGPVLSVTDNQLSIDSQLPLEAAPLVKPGMKVAIDEQALGIKATGVVETVANTPGTRGVDGYHFYLGVRVETTPVLLAGFSVRLTIPIETSKGAVTAVPTSAVSLAADGTSRVLVDRGGKQEYVTVQPGLSTGGYVEVDTSDARLVPGQLVVVGYKTAEPAAVK, encoded by the coding sequence ATGGCCGCAAAGCGCGTAAACATTCTCTGGGCGATCTTGGGCGCGGTTGGAGGCATGGCGCTTGGCGCTTGGTACATGGGCTCCAGGATCCAGTCGCCGGCGGAAATGGCGGCGCGCACTGCGGCGCCCGAGCCATCCGCGATCCTTGTACCTGTGGAGTCGCGTGTACTGAGTTCCGATATCGTCACCCGCGGTACGGTCCGGTTCGGGCTGCCTCAGCCGATTTCAATTGCACCTTCAACGGTCAAGGGCGGCGCCGGGCTGATCTCGTCGCTGCCGCGACCGAATGCGAACTTTGGGGAAGGCGAGGTGATTCTATCCGCATCCGGCCGTCCGGTCTTTGTCCTCAGCGGCGCCGCACCGGCTTTTCGCGACATGGCGCCCGGAACCAGCGGCGGCGACGTCCGCCAGCTCGAAGAAGCCCTGGCTCGTCTCGGCTTCGATCCGGGCACAGTCGATGGCAATTACGATCAGAAGACATCCGGCGCCGTCGAGCGCATGTATAAAAAGGCCGGCTGGGATCCGTTTGCACCGACGCGCGAACAACGCGCGGCCGTTGCCGCGCTCGAGAGAGAGTGGTCGGATGCCGCGCGCGCCCAGCTTGCCGCCGAGGCCACGCGCGAAACGGCGGTGAAAGCCGCCGCCGCCGCGCGGGCCACGGCGGAGCAGAACACGCGACAAGCTGCCCTCGACAGCGCGGCGCGTGTTGGTGATAGCCGCCAGCTGGCCGACGCGCGCGCCGGCAAATCGCTCGCGCTTGAAGCCGAACGCGCTCGGGCCGCGCATTCCGCGACCGCGGCTAGTGCCGATGTCGCCACGCAAGTCGCCGATCGTGCCCTGATCGTTCTCGATCCGCGCCAGACCGAAACGGCGCGTGCCGCGGCCGAGGCCAAGCTCAAAGTGGCTCGTGCTGCGCAGCGCAAGGCGAAGCTGGAAGCCGATCTGGCGATTCAGACCGCGGCGCGCGAGGCCGGCCTGGCCGACGAACGGATCCGGGTTGCCGAGGGAGCCGTGAAGGCGGCCCGCCTGGAAGGAGAGCGCAACGTGCGCGCCGCGCAGGAACAGCAGACGCTCGCCGAATTCGACGTCCAGGTCGCAAGCGAGCGAGCAGGGCGGCTCGAACGCGAACTTGCGACGGCGCGTGCGAAGCTCGGAGTGCAGGTGCCTGCGGACGAGGTCGTATTCATCCCGTCGCTTCCGATCCGCGTCCACGAGGTGACCGCTGCGGTCGCAGCCAATGCTTCCGGGCCGGTCCTGAGTGTTACCGACAACCAGCTCAGCATCGACTCGCAGCTGCCACTTGAAGCTGCGCCGTTAGTAAAGCCCGGGATGAAAGTTGCGATTGACGAGCAGGCGCTTGGGATCAAGGCGACCGGCGTCGTCGAGACGGTGGCGAACACACCCGGCACGCGCGGCGTGGACGGCTATCACTTCTATCTCGGGGTCAGGGTGGAGACCACGCCTGTGCTCCTGGCAGGGTTTTCCGTCCGTCTGACTATCCCGATCGAGACGTCGAAGGGCGCGGTCACTGCGGTGCCGACCAGCGCGGTGTCGCTTGCCGCCGACGGCACGTCGCGCGTGCTGGTCGATCGCGGCGGCAAACAGGAATACGTCACCGTGCAGCCGGGACTTTCGACGGGCGGCTATGTCGAGGTGGACACCTCCGACGCGCGACTGGTCCCTGGCCAACTCGTGGTGGTCGGCTATAAAACAGCCGAGCCGGCCGCGGTCAAATGA
- a CDS encoding ATP-binding cassette domain-containing protein has translation MRLKGDIRPAVPIKAVAADADHVLDLRKVCKRFGTDPAVDALIDVDLVLRRGEWLSITGPSGSGKSTLLNILGCLDRPTSGQYVFDGIETTKLSENERAGLRSRRVGFIFQSFHLLPYRTVLENVMLAEVYRRHTGRGRRERAMEEIRRVGLEHRANFLPSKLSGGECQRVAIARALMGSPSLLLCDEPTGNLDSKNTESILDFFTELNKEGMTIVVVTHDENVARRGSRRVNMKDGRLFGGTETALPPPSRARIAPSGITTRDLVSEAIAGAIARPARMALTVLGIVIGMSALVATIGLTRTAGNRIISQFDQLAATELFITARPGMATGTVDPRAIPWDATERLTRLNGVVAAGLLSDVNVHDMLVSASPVVDPSNQTAFKLAVRAASPDLFRAVRADLASGRFIDGGHSARAERVAILGPDAARRLGITGVERLPAIYVGDELYLVIGILRDVVRKPELLGSVIIPEGTARRHFSLFGPGMVVVETKIGAASLIAMQARAALRPDDPRALRVQLPQEPRRVRDDVQTDLNMMFLLLGGLSLVVGALGIANITLVGVMERTAEIGLRRAIGATRRHIASQFLIESASMGVVGGLLGSSVGVLIVVGVSAYQVWTPVLDPLAPLLAPAVGGVIGLLSGVYPASRAAALEPAEAFRH, from the coding sequence ATGAGGCTCAAGGGGGACATACGGCCGGCGGTGCCGATCAAAGCGGTTGCTGCCGATGCCGACCACGTCCTCGATCTGCGTAAAGTGTGCAAGCGATTCGGGACCGATCCCGCGGTCGACGCGCTGATCGATGTCGACCTCGTACTGCGACGCGGCGAATGGCTGTCGATAACCGGTCCATCCGGCTCGGGGAAATCCACGCTATTGAATATCCTCGGTTGCCTCGACCGGCCAACCAGCGGGCAATACGTTTTTGATGGTATCGAAACGACAAAGCTGAGCGAGAATGAGCGGGCCGGGCTGCGCAGCCGCCGCGTTGGATTCATCTTTCAGTCATTCCACCTGCTGCCCTATCGCACTGTCCTCGAGAACGTCATGCTGGCGGAAGTATACCGCCGGCACACCGGACGCGGGCGGCGCGAGCGGGCGATGGAGGAGATTCGCCGCGTCGGCCTCGAGCATCGCGCGAATTTCTTGCCTTCGAAATTGTCCGGCGGCGAATGTCAGCGAGTGGCGATCGCCCGCGCCCTGATGGGATCACCGAGCCTGCTCTTGTGCGACGAGCCGACCGGCAATCTCGATTCCAAGAACACCGAGTCGATCCTGGACTTCTTCACCGAGCTCAATAAGGAGGGCATGACGATTGTCGTTGTCACGCACGACGAGAACGTTGCGCGCCGGGGCTCGCGCCGGGTCAACATGAAGGATGGCCGGCTCTTTGGTGGAACCGAGACGGCATTGCCACCTCCATCCCGGGCGCGCATTGCGCCTTCGGGGATCACAACGCGCGACCTCGTATCCGAGGCCATCGCCGGGGCGATCGCGCGGCCGGCGCGCATGGCGCTGACGGTGCTTGGCATCGTTATCGGCATGTCGGCGCTGGTCGCCACCATCGGTCTGACGCGAACCGCAGGCAACCGCATCATCAGTCAGTTCGATCAACTCGCCGCCACGGAATTGTTCATCACGGCGCGGCCTGGAATGGCGACCGGCACGGTTGATCCGCGTGCCATTCCATGGGACGCGACGGAACGGCTCACGCGGTTGAACGGTGTCGTGGCCGCGGGCCTGCTCAGCGACGTCAATGTCCACGACATGCTCGTCAGCGCCTCGCCGGTGGTGGATCCGTCCAATCAGACCGCATTCAAACTGGCGGTGCGCGCCGCCTCGCCGGATTTGTTCCGCGCGGTGCGCGCCGACCTTGCCTCGGGACGATTTATCGACGGCGGGCATTCTGCCCGCGCCGAGCGCGTTGCGATCCTCGGCCCCGATGCCGCGCGCCGCCTGGGCATCACCGGGGTCGAGCGGCTGCCCGCGATCTACGTCGGCGACGAGCTTTATCTCGTGATTGGTATCCTCCGTGATGTGGTGCGAAAGCCGGAACTGCTTGGTTCGGTCATCATTCCCGAGGGCACGGCGCGACGGCATTTCAGCCTGTTCGGGCCTGGCATGGTGGTCGTGGAGACAAAGATCGGCGCCGCTTCCCTGATCGCGATGCAGGCGCGGGCGGCGCTGCGGCCGGACGACCCGCGCGCGCTTCGCGTGCAACTGCCGCAGGAGCCGCGGCGCGTGCGCGACGACGTGCAAACCGATCTCAATATGATGTTCCTGCTGCTGGGCGGCCTGTCGCTCGTAGTCGGCGCGCTCGGGATCGCAAATATCACCCTGGTGGGGGTAATGGAGCGGACAGCGGAGATTGGACTGCGCCGTGCCATTGGTGCGACGCGCCGCCACATCGCTTCACAGTTCCTGATTGAGAGTGCGTCCATGGGTGTCGTGGGGGGACTACTCGGATCCAGTGTCGGGGTGCTGATCGTGGTGGGTGTCTCGGCGTATCAGGTCTGGACGCCGGTGCTCGACCCGCTCGCTCCCTTGCTGGCGCCAGCTGTGGGCGGGGTGATCGGTCTGCTGTCGGGGGTGTATCCCGCCTCGCGCGCCGCCGCGCTCGAACCGGCCGAAGCGTTCCGACACTAG
- a CDS encoding DsbA family protein: MDARRLGARRDLIIRGTRKIYDPIAAHIGMLLASRTSDSVFRCYHDTHCERFWCGELDIEDTRAIRTLLVEAGAEGRAFDELIASGEGAGRCRAIAAEDEERGVFGVPTFLLHETGELFWGTDRVWLLRGRLSAKL; the protein is encoded by the coding sequence ATGGACGCCCGGCGTCTTGGCGCTCGCCGCGATTTGATCATCCGTGGTACGCGCAAAATCTACGACCCCATTGCCGCGCACATAGGGATGCTTCTGGCCTCGCGAACTAGCGATTCCGTATTCCGTTGCTATCACGATACGCACTGCGAGCGATTCTGGTGTGGCGAGCTCGATATCGAAGACACGAGAGCGATAAGAACTCTCCTCGTTGAGGCGGGCGCGGAGGGTCGCGCCTTCGACGAGTTGATCGCATCCGGCGAAGGCGCCGGCCGGTGCCGTGCGATCGCTGCGGAGGATGAAGAGCGAGGCGTGTTCGGCGTCCCGACGTTCCTGCTGCACGAAACCGGCGAGCTTTTCTGGGGCACTGACAGGGTCTGGCTTCTGCGTGGGCGGCTGTCGGCCAAGTTGTAA
- a CDS encoding nucleoside deaminase: MTKHDSEAFDIAMMRRCVALAQSASSRREYPFAAVIGRRGEFICESLNMVRHERDVTRHAEMVAISSAQKKLGSTSLDECTIYSTIEPCAMCSYAIRESRIGRVIFGLRSPVMGGNSRWNILTDAGLSSTLPEVFASPPDVVSGFLHDEVQRVFQKWNPIIWEFVNARRIFVDGSGDDRAGTLKGKMRVGPGSRLATWARVSVIDRLWRG; this comes from the coding sequence ATGACCAAGCATGATTCAGAAGCATTCGATATAGCAATGATGCGCCGCTGCGTTGCTCTGGCGCAATCCGCGAGTTCAAGGAGGGAATACCCGTTTGCTGCTGTCATCGGACGGCGAGGCGAATTCATTTGCGAATCGCTCAATATGGTCAGACACGAACGAGACGTTACGCGGCACGCCGAGATGGTCGCAATTTCTTCAGCTCAGAAAAAGTTAGGGTCAACGAGCCTTGATGAGTGCACGATCTATTCAACTATCGAGCCTTGCGCGATGTGTTCTTACGCCATCCGGGAAAGCAGGATCGGCAGAGTGATATTCGGCCTACGATCCCCGGTAATGGGCGGTAACTCACGATGGAATATTCTGACCGATGCCGGTTTGTCCTCAACATTGCCGGAGGTATTTGCTTCCCCGCCCGATGTCGTGTCAGGATTTTTGCACGACGAAGTTCAGAGGGTTTTTCAGAAGTGGAATCCGATCATTTGGGAATTCGTGAATGCTCGAAGGATATTCGTGGATGGCTCCGGAGATGATCGGGCCGGGACTTTAAAAGGCAAGATGCGAGTTGGGCCCGGCTCGCGCCTTGCAACTTGGGCAAGGGTTTCGGTTATTGATCGCCTTTGGCGCGGTTAG
- a CDS encoding isoprenylcysteine carboxylmethyltransferase family protein yields MSTLAVVLRIVALLAFAGLMLLSVSWSRGRAKTRARQDRGDRAPVVANFTALGLFFLSLLIFPSSPAGFTALLLALSGSLLALAGAALVVRSQAELGAAWSYAPIADQSTGLVTTGPYRLVRHPIYLGLALLVMGEALAFGNWPALFIALSGIVPTLAWRARAEEKLLSRTFDERYEVYRQRTKMIIPHLL; encoded by the coding sequence ATGTCAACACTGGCCGTCGTCCTCCGTATCGTCGCTCTCCTCGCCTTTGCGGGACTCATGTTGTTGTCGGTCAGCTGGAGTCGCGGACGTGCCAAGACGCGAGCACGTCAGGATCGTGGCGACCGAGCACCGGTGGTGGCGAACTTCACTGCTCTCGGCCTGTTCTTCCTTTCGCTTCTGATCTTTCCCAGCAGCCCCGCCGGTTTCACGGCACTGCTGCTGGCGCTGTCAGGGTCCCTTCTTGCGCTAGCGGGCGCCGCCCTCGTCGTCAGATCCCAGGCCGAGCTTGGTGCCGCTTGGAGCTACGCGCCCATAGCAGATCAGAGCACCGGCCTCGTCACAACCGGTCCTTATCGCCTCGTGCGACACCCCATCTATCTAGGCCTTGCACTGCTCGTCATGGGCGAAGCGCTCGCCTTCGGCAACTGGCCGGCTCTCTTTATTGCGCTGTCGGGGATCGTCCCGACCTTGGCCTGGCGCGCCCGCGCGGAGGAGAAACTGCTCAGCCGTACATTTGACGAGCGCTACGAGGTCTATCGACAGCGAACCAAGATGATCATCCCGCACCTTCTCTAG
- a CDS encoding Rieske (2Fe-2S) protein — protein sequence MDAPSKEFALAGSLEELKIKGRLVVRGGHRPILVIYDRGRVFALDNRCPHMGFPLERGSVEDGILTCHWHHARFDLESGCTFDLWADDVPTCPVEVRNGDVWVKTTFTYADLTAHWHQRLANGLAHDLGLVIAKALHGQLAAGVPQAEIVREVALFGSQNRDGWGVGLTILTALANILPVLPEEEAYLALFHGARRVAGDCDGEAPRRERAPLGSRPDPAALKRWLRRWTKVRHREAAERTLLTAIAAGFSPAELADALFAAETERVFADTGHSLDFINKVFECLDLVGWQHAAALLPTVVGQMVAARGAEESTAWRQPVDLVALCEESASVLADLCAAGRGSRDWSGHTALAQELLGDDPARIVDALKEAIRAGAVPADLGRSLAYAAALRVARFGNANEHADWETAHHVFTYANAVHQMLTRIGTANTDTHVTAVRGVLHGAMALYLARYLNVPPARIPGDGGEQLDDLPADPETIGAALLDAFDRQRQVDLAARLVARHLTLGHSPQALIATLAHAVLREDAGFHAYQMLEAGVRQFGAWGDTDEGRHILIAVARYLAAHSPTERASLQTADIARRLMRGGELHQEAGSS from the coding sequence ATGGACGCGCCCAGCAAGGAATTTGCGCTGGCGGGCAGCCTTGAGGAGCTGAAGATCAAGGGGCGGCTCGTTGTGCGCGGTGGCCATCGTCCGATCCTCGTCATCTACGACCGCGGGCGCGTCTTCGCCCTCGACAATCGGTGCCCGCACATGGGCTTCCCGCTCGAGCGCGGCAGCGTCGAGGACGGCATCTTGACCTGTCACTGGCACCACGCTCGCTTCGATCTCGAAAGCGGCTGCACCTTCGATCTGTGGGCGGACGATGTGCCGACCTGCCCGGTCGAGGTGCGCAATGGTGACGTCTGGGTAAAGACCACGTTCACCTATGCCGATCTCACCGCGCATTGGCATCAGCGGCTTGCGAACGGCCTTGCCCACGACCTCGGCCTCGTTATTGCCAAGGCCTTGCATGGTCAACTCGCGGCCGGCGTACCACAGGCCGAAATCGTACGGGAAGTGGCTCTGTTCGGGTCGCAGAATCGCGACGGCTGGGGCGTGGGTCTTACGATCCTTACGGCACTCGCCAATATCCTGCCTGTGCTGCCGGAGGAGGAAGCCTATCTCGCTCTATTCCACGGCGCACGCCGTGTGGCGGGGGACTGCGACGGCGAGGCGCCGCGGCGGGAACGCGCGCCGCTTGGAAGCCGGCCGGATCCGGCCGCGCTCAAACGCTGGCTGCGGCGTTGGACAAAAGTGCGCCATCGCGAGGCGGCCGAGCGCACCCTGCTCACGGCGATTGCGGCCGGCTTCTCTCCGGCTGAACTCGCTGATGCCCTGTTCGCCGCCGAGACCGAGCGGGTTTTCGCCGACACCGGGCACTCGCTCGACTTCATCAACAAGGTATTCGAGTGCCTCGACCTGGTCGGCTGGCAACACGCGGCGGCTCTGCTGCCGACTGTCGTCGGCCAGATGGTAGCGGCCCGTGGCGCCGAGGAATCGACGGCCTGGCGCCAGCCCGTTGACCTTGTTGCGTTGTGTGAGGAATCAGCCAGCGTCCTCGCGGACCTGTGTGCTGCCGGACGCGGCTCGCGTGACTGGTCGGGCCACACCGCACTTGCTCAAGAGCTGCTCGGTGACGATCCAGCCAGGATCGTTGACGCGCTCAAGGAGGCGATCCGCGCCGGTGCGGTCCCTGCTGACCTTGGCCGATCCCTCGCCTACGCGGCAGCGCTCAGGGTGGCGCGCTTCGGCAATGCCAACGAGCACGCCGACTGGGAGACGGCGCATCACGTCTTCACCTACGCCAACGCCGTCCACCAGATGCTGACGCGCATCGGGACTGCCAACACCGACACTCACGTCACGGCCGTCCGCGGCGTATTGCACGGAGCGATGGCGCTCTACCTTGCTCGCTATCTCAATGTGCCGCCGGCGCGCATTCCGGGCGACGGCGGCGAGCAGCTCGATGATCTGCCCGCGGATCCAGAGACGATCGGCGCCGCCTTGCTCGACGCCTTTGACCGGCAGCGACAGGTCGATCTCGCCGCACGCCTGGTGGCACGGCATCTCACGCTCGGCCATTCGCCGCAGGCGCTGATCGCCACGCTCGCGCATGCGGTGCTGCGCGAAGATGCAGGCTTCCATGCGTATCAGATGCTGGAGGCGGGAGTCCGGCAATTCGGCGCGTGGGGCGACACGGACGAGGGCCGGCACATCCTCATCGCGGTTGCCCGCTATCTGGCGGCCCATTCACCGACCGAACGCGCGTCACTGCAGACAGCCGACATCGCCCGCCGCTTGATGCGAGGCGGCGAGCTGCATCAAGAGGCTGGATCGTCCTGA
- a CDS encoding adenosine-specific kinase has product MELTVVPIVKPDDANFIFGQSHFIKTVEDLHEALVGAVPGIRFGLAFCEASGKRLVRWSGNDEPALALARDNALAVGAGHTFLIFLGDGFFPVNVLAAVRAVPEVCRIYCATANPTQVIVAQTELGRGVLGVVDGASPLGVETDADIAWRKDLLRKIGYKL; this is encoded by the coding sequence ATGGAACTCACCGTGGTGCCCATCGTCAAGCCGGACGACGCCAACTTCATCTTCGGCCAGTCGCATTTCATCAAGACCGTGGAAGACCTCCACGAGGCGCTGGTGGGCGCGGTTCCGGGCATCCGGTTCGGGCTGGCCTTCTGCGAGGCCTCGGGCAAGCGGCTGGTGCGCTGGTCGGGTAATGACGAACCCGCCCTCGCCCTCGCACGCGACAACGCATTGGCCGTCGGCGCCGGCCACACTTTCCTGATCTTCCTGGGCGACGGGTTCTTTCCCGTCAACGTGCTGGCTGCGGTGCGCGCGGTGCCGGAAGTCTGCCGCATCTATTGCGCGACGGCCAACCCGACACAGGTAATCGTCGCGCAAACGGAGCTGGGCCGCGGCGTGCTCGGCGTGGTGGATGGCGCCTCGCCGCTGGGTGTCGAAACCGACGCCGACATTGCGTGGCGGAAAGACCTGCTGCGCAAGATCGGCTACAAGCTGTAG
- a CDS encoding DUF2905 domain-containing protein encodes MRLPVVPLGLQWPVINKIGLGRLPGDILVERDNFRVYIPLATSLLVSVILSLTLWLANR; translated from the coding sequence ATGCGCCTACCGGTCGTTCCGCTCGGGCTGCAATGGCCAGTGATCAACAAGATCGGCTTGGGCCGGTTGCCCGGCGACATTCTCGTCGAGCGCGACAACTTCCGCGTTTATATCCCGCTCGCAACATCGTTGCTGGTCAGCGTGATCCTTTCCCTGACCCTCTGGCTCGCTAACCGGTAG